ggaattgggaatgcaacttaaaaaactagaaaatgaacaaattaaaaatcctcagatgaaaactaaattagaaatactaaaaatcgaTTTTCTTTGTAGCCACGCCGAAGTCAAGTTTTGAGCCGCCACCACTGACTGAACAAGATGATGCTGAGCACCGAAGGCGGAGAAGGCTTCGTGGTGAAGGACCGGGACTTGCCCTGGTCCTGCTCGGCCGATGAAGTCCAACGCTTCTTCTCGGAATGCAAAATTCAAAATGGGGCATCGGGCATTCGTTTCATCTATACCCGGGAAGGCAGACCAAGTGGAGAAGCATTTGTTGAACTTGAATCAGAAGATGAAGTCAAATTGGCActgaaaaaagacagagaaactaTGGGACACAGATATGTTGAAGGTTTGATTTATGTTGACATAGTAAAGTGTTAAGTGTTTAGATTTTACCCCCCCTTTCTGAATTTTAGGTAATTGACCGCATGGAAATGGTCATCTAAGTGAGTTTTTGGCAGCTCCTAGTTTatctaaaataaggaaattttatTCATTCTAACGTTCCGAAATTGACTAATTCTAAGCACCTCTTACAGTATTCAAGTCAAACAACGTTGAAATGGATTGGGTGTTGAAGCATACTGGTCCAAATAGTCCTGACACTGCCAATGATGGCTTTGTGCGCCTTAGAGGACTCCCATTTGGCTGTAGCAAGGAAGaaattgttcagtttttttcaggTATGTAGTAGTGCTTGTCATTGGACAGTGCATTCTGGCTAGTTCAAGTAATTGGAGTGATTTTTAGATCTACTTGTTTGGACAGGTTGAAAATAATGCTGTTCTCTGGTTTAGAAGTTCAGGGACCTTCAAATAATTTAA
The sequence above is a segment of the Gracilinanus agilis isolate LMUSP501 unplaced genomic scaffold, AgileGrace unplaced_scaffold32662, whole genome shotgun sequence genome. Coding sequences within it:
- the LOC123254793 gene encoding heterogeneous nuclear ribonucleoprotein H-like — translated: MMLSTEGGEGFVVKDRDLPWSCSADEVQRFFSECKIQNGASGIRFIYTREGRPSGEAFVELESEDEVKLALKKDRETMGHRYVEVFKSNNVEMDWVLKHTGPNSPDTANDGFVRLRGLPFGCSKEEIVQFFSGM